Proteins encoded in a region of the Fibrobacter sp. UWR4 genome:
- a CDS encoding expansin-like protein: MHFMRGLGIAGIVAALMVGCSSDSTSSAPSSVDAESSSSVVAKSSSSLTVKSSSSEAKSSCSSAIPASSAAEFVSSSSVAIAPASSSAAESPESSASESDAWYFDDADGECKGCDSYTAQDPVLTEIGGKGSITTYGSITEKETSLGGACNYGQTNIQYYAAIHVNVSSGDDKGPWNGGLACGGCVRVKAKTPEGWKRVTVRITDRCPDESCGVDLGGAPASDIMGITVGRYYGEWEFVSCEGVEGVWDDSTSIWVKEGASAYWSVVQVRNPKDAVKSISMNGQELKIFSGAENFWEVPQEILQSGSDVKIQVEYRSGTPDVWTLASSDLTKSEGNYYLYEYRE; encoded by the coding sequence ATGCATTTTATGCGTGGGCTAGGAATTGCTGGAATAGTGGCTGCCTTGATGGTGGGCTGCAGTTCCGATAGTACTTCTAGTGCGCCTAGTTCTGTGGATGCAGAATCCAGTTCCTCCGTAGTTGCAAAAAGTTCATCCAGTTTAACTGTAAAATCTTCCAGTTCCGAAGCGAAATCCTCCTGTTCGTCTGCGATTCCAGCAAGTTCAGCGGCGGAATTTGTCAGTTCTTCCAGCGTTGCGATTGCACCTGCAAGTTCTTCCGCGGCGGAATCTCCCGAAAGTTCCGCGAGCGAATCCGACGCCTGGTATTTTGACGATGCCGATGGCGAATGCAAGGGCTGCGACAGCTATACGGCTCAAGATCCTGTTCTTACGGAAATTGGCGGTAAGGGTTCCATTACAACCTACGGCAGCATTACGGAAAAGGAAACTAGCCTGGGTGGCGCCTGCAATTATGGCCAGACCAACATTCAGTATTATGCTGCAATCCATGTGAACGTCTCCAGCGGGGACGATAAAGGGCCCTGGAACGGGGGCCTTGCCTGCGGAGGTTGCGTTCGTGTAAAGGCGAAGACGCCTGAAGGCTGGAAACGTGTGACGGTTCGCATTACGGACCGTTGTCCCGATGAAAGCTGCGGTGTGGACTTGGGCGGCGCGCCAGCCAGCGATATCATGGGCATTACGGTGGGCCGCTATTACGGCGAATGGGAATTCGTCTCCTGCGAAGGCGTTGAAGGCGTCTGGGATGACTCCACCAGCATCTGGGTAAAGGAGGGGGCCAGCGCCTACTGGAGCGTAGTGCAAGTTCGCAACCCGAAAGATGCTGTGAAAAGCATTTCCATGAACGGTCAGGAACTTAAAATCTTCAGCGGTGCAGAAAACTTCTGGGAAGTTCCTCAGGAAATTCTGCAGTCCGGTTCCGATGTAAAAATCCAGGTGGAATACCGCAGCGGAACGCCTGATGTCTGGACATTGGCAAGCTCCGACTTGACGAAGAGCGAAGGTAATTATTATCTCTACGAATATCGGGAATAA
- a CDS encoding tetratricopeptide repeat protein encodes MKDLIMRLSSSKVFVVVLMAAMASFARPINDGNKLFAAGDYAGALEKYMKAREAEPAEPILFYNIGTCQYKLGNYEEAKKELESAVRMPDKKLAAKAAYNLANTHFRVGEKASEPSERIAAWRESVAYLKKAIDLNEDFENAKKNVEIVQRKLKEEIDKQKENKDQNQNQDNDQKQPPLSEKAKEALARALQLSKDGKYEEAKSVLENIIAEDETAGQLNSYVQRMDDVIEIKAGRKPKAKIDASNTDNDLEVI; translated from the coding sequence TTGAAAGATCTGATTATGCGTTTATCGAGTTCTAAAGTTTTTGTTGTGGTGCTGATGGCGGCTATGGCCTCTTTTGCCCGCCCCATTAACGATGGGAATAAGTTGTTTGCCGCAGGCGATTATGCCGGCGCTCTTGAAAAGTATATGAAGGCCCGCGAGGCGGAGCCGGCTGAACCTATTCTGTTCTATAACATCGGTACTTGCCAATACAAGCTTGGCAATTATGAGGAAGCCAAGAAGGAATTGGAAAGTGCTGTTCGCATGCCGGATAAGAAGCTGGCTGCAAAGGCCGCCTATAATCTTGCCAATACCCATTTCCGCGTGGGAGAAAAGGCTAGTGAACCGAGTGAACGTATTGCAGCCTGGCGAGAATCCGTTGCCTATCTGAAGAAGGCGATTGATCTGAACGAGGATTTTGAAAACGCCAAGAAGAATGTGGAAATAGTCCAGCGCAAGCTGAAGGAAGAAATCGACAAGCAGAAGGAAAACAAGGACCAGAACCAGAATCAGGATAACGACCAGAAGCAGCCGCCTTTAAGCGAAAAGGCCAAGGAAGCCCTGGCTCGCGCCCTCCAACTCAGTAAGGATGGCAAGTACGAAGAAGCCAAGTCCGTTCTGGAAAATATCATTGCCGAGGACGAAACCGCAGGTCAGCTGAATTCCTATGTGCAGCGCATGGATGACGTCATCGAAATCAAGGCCGGACGTAAGCCCAAGGCAAAGATTGACGCCAGCAACACCGACAACGATCTGGAGGTAATCTAA
- a CDS encoding glycosyltransferase family 39 protein has translation MQKVVPVLLQVAGWLKCNLRTRPVFWLVLVLGVYARFYMFGSVPGDINQDEAFAGYNAFTLLHHAADSYGYRLPVYLTAWGSGMNALESYLMIPFVAVFGLHVWTIRLPMVLVGLLSLVAVYFMVRRFYNEKTAVGAMLLLAISPWHVMLSRWALESNMAPGFVLFGMFFFVKGMSKPKFLIPAAAFYGLSLYAYATIWAVVPFIILMSVAYGLWTKSIGNNRYTWISLGVLAALALPLLLFLLVNKNVISEICLPFMSIPKLVYFRDSEISFEKIPENFMNFWNILKNQSDGLPWNYMEGHGLFYSFTLPFVFVGLVLNMYHAVRDVIARRVGLSFFLMVWLIAGFMIGILINVNVNRVNLFFIPAIMMAAQGILLTFNFIHPRTIVIPLVAYLLCFANFEREYFTTYKDRIGEHFCEGVGEAIAFAQSKMPAGTKLYVDPNVNYTRVLFYGQVDLNSYLSTVAYTNFPSAFLYVHRFDKYEFTFNENLADGRSVYLLENKGDRLNRMERKGYGVQNFGKYIVAYPQ, from the coding sequence ATGCAGAAAGTCGTTCCCGTCCTGTTGCAAGTCGCTGGCTGGCTGAAGTGCAATCTCCGCACCCGTCCGGTTTTCTGGTTGGTGCTGGTTCTTGGCGTCTATGCCCGCTTCTATATGTTCGGCTCTGTTCCAGGCGATATCAATCAGGACGAAGCTTTCGCAGGATACAACGCCTTTACGTTGCTCCATCATGCCGCCGATTCCTATGGCTATCGCCTGCCGGTGTATCTGACTGCATGGGGCTCCGGTATGAATGCCCTGGAATCCTACTTGATGATTCCGTTTGTTGCGGTCTTTGGACTTCATGTGTGGACTATCCGGCTGCCCATGGTTTTAGTAGGCCTCCTCTCCCTGGTGGCGGTGTACTTTATGGTCCGTCGCTTTTACAATGAGAAAACTGCTGTGGGTGCCATGCTTTTGCTGGCTATTTCTCCATGGCATGTGATGCTTTCCCGCTGGGCCCTGGAATCCAACATGGCGCCTGGCTTTGTTCTGTTCGGGATGTTCTTTTTCGTGAAGGGAATGTCTAAGCCGAAGTTCCTTATTCCAGCGGCTGCATTTTATGGATTGTCCCTTTATGCCTACGCAACCATCTGGGCGGTAGTTCCCTTTATAATTCTAATGAGCGTGGCTTATGGCCTGTGGACAAAATCCATCGGCAACAATCGCTATACATGGATTTCCCTCGGGGTGCTGGCGGCTCTTGCCTTGCCCTTGCTTTTATTCCTGCTGGTGAACAAGAATGTGATTTCTGAAATTTGCCTGCCTTTCATGAGCATTCCCAAGTTGGTGTATTTCCGCGATAGTGAGATTTCCTTCGAGAAGATTCCGGAAAATTTCATGAACTTCTGGAACATTCTGAAAAATCAGTCCGATGGACTACCCTGGAACTATATGGAAGGTCACGGCCTGTTTTATTCCTTCACCTTGCCTTTTGTATTTGTGGGACTTGTGTTGAACATGTATCACGCAGTCCGTGATGTGATTGCCCGACGTGTAGGGCTTTCATTCTTCCTGATGGTCTGGCTCATTGCAGGCTTTATGATCGGGATTCTTATTAATGTGAATGTGAATCGTGTGAATCTTTTCTTTATCCCGGCCATCATGATGGCCGCCCAGGGAATCCTCTTGACCTTCAATTTTATTCACCCTAGGACCATTGTGATTCCGCTTGTGGCTTATCTGCTTTGCTTTGCAAATTTTGAAAGGGAATACTTTACCACTTATAAGGATCGCATCGGTGAACATTTTTGCGAAGGTGTGGGGGAGGCCATAGCCTTTGCCCAGTCCAAGATGCCTGCGGGAACGAAACTGTATGTGGATCCCAACGTGAATTACACTCGTGTACTTTTTTATGGCCAGGTGGATTTGAATTCCTATTTGTCCACGGTGGCTTATACCAATTTCCCCAGCGCATTCCTGTATGTCCATCGTTTTGACAAATATGAGTTTACCTTTAATGAGAATCTGGCGGATGGTCGTTCCGTATATCTTCTGGAAAATAAGGGTGATCGCCTGAATCGGATGGAACGGAAGGGTTATGGTGTGCAAAACTTTGGAAAATACATTGTGGCCTACCCCCAGTAA
- a CDS encoding NPCBM/NEW2 domain-containing protein, giving the protein MWGVICLLANLFCTQASAFAGDQGYWANWVKQLANNGLEHFNGNYPPLYVFWLWVVAQIHNLFNLPIEKGTLLKFFCLWPVYFAHVGLTDFASRMVARFKLESRDAHLALAFVALNPALLLDGPVWGQVDLFPCMFGIAALYCIHFRSKIKYASMFFALALLAKFQMILLLPIFGGLFLRRYKTSWRGLPLMAIAIVLVFLPFLLAGNLSGMLTHAYLDTTEQYPYSTYNAANLWMFLVGNTSRDTLPLLGLSGDGIGFLLAPTWLGKILFVIVSAYVLKCAFFAKSLRRTFELASWNAFAFFLLLPGMHERYLIYAVPFVCVWMILHMKKAWLWCILITAVCAMNISMINGFKGADLWTWVSGIAVVGFAAAIVNNFAPKAFPFVIEKLKAVPFPHFTPYVAMGVLLLPILASEISGLMPLKVDLKDNQFFLTDLRMDHYTQQYGSPRMNRSVDGNTLTVKGQQFEKGIGTHAASELFFKLPENAESMEFVVAIDDESGGGGSVRFSVETPNGETLWQSGMVYGNKGAQRGSANVAGHPVIILKADPDGDNSYDHADWLNIVVTKKE; this is encoded by the coding sequence ATGTGGGGCGTCATTTGCCTTCTGGCAAATCTGTTCTGTACTCAGGCGTCCGCTTTTGCGGGTGACCAAGGTTATTGGGCTAACTGGGTGAAACAGCTGGCCAACAATGGCCTTGAGCATTTTAATGGAAATTATCCGCCGCTGTATGTGTTCTGGCTCTGGGTGGTGGCGCAGATTCATAACCTGTTTAACCTCCCCATCGAGAAGGGAACTCTGCTGAAGTTCTTCTGCCTGTGGCCGGTGTATTTTGCTCATGTAGGCCTTACGGATTTTGCGAGCCGTATGGTTGCCCGCTTTAAGCTGGAAAGTCGCGACGCCCACCTGGCTCTTGCCTTTGTGGCCTTGAACCCGGCGTTGCTTTTGGATGGACCTGTGTGGGGGCAGGTGGATTTGTTCCCCTGCATGTTTGGCATTGCGGCCTTGTACTGCATTCATTTCCGAAGCAAGATCAAGTATGCCTCCATGTTCTTTGCGTTGGCATTGCTTGCCAAGTTCCAGATGATTTTACTGCTGCCTATTTTCGGAGGATTGTTCCTACGCCGTTACAAAACATCCTGGCGCGGCCTCCCTCTGATGGCAATTGCCATTGTGCTGGTATTCCTGCCGTTCCTGCTTGCGGGTAACTTGTCCGGCATGCTGACTCACGCTTATCTGGACACTACGGAACAGTATCCATACTCTACCTATAATGCTGCGAACTTGTGGATGTTCCTGGTGGGAAATACCAGCAGGGATACGTTGCCTCTGCTTGGACTTTCTGGCGATGGAATCGGTTTCCTGCTGGCACCTACCTGGCTTGGAAAAATTCTTTTCGTGATTGTTTCTGCATACGTGCTGAAATGTGCCTTCTTCGCAAAGTCCCTGCGCAGGACTTTTGAACTGGCCTCCTGGAATGCGTTTGCGTTCTTCCTGCTGTTGCCGGGCATGCACGAACGTTACCTGATTTATGCCGTGCCTTTTGTTTGCGTGTGGATGATTCTCCACATGAAAAAGGCCTGGTTGTGGTGCATCCTGATTACAGCGGTCTGTGCCATGAATATTTCCATGATCAACGGCTTCAAGGGTGCGGATCTCTGGACTTGGGTTTCCGGAATCGCGGTGGTTGGATTTGCGGCGGCTATCGTCAACAACTTTGCGCCTAAGGCGTTCCCCTTCGTTATTGAAAAGCTGAAGGCGGTACCGTTCCCGCACTTCACTCCTTACGTTGCCATGGGCGTTTTGTTGCTGCCCATTCTTGCCAGCGAAATATCCGGACTGATGCCCTTGAAGGTGGACCTGAAAGACAATCAGTTTTTCCTGACAGACTTGCGTATGGACCATTATACTCAGCAGTATGGCTCTCCCAGGATGAACCGCTCTGTAGATGGAAATACCCTGACGGTAAAGGGACAGCAGTTTGAAAAGGGCATTGGTACCCATGCCGCTTCTGAGCTGTTCTTCAAGCTTCCTGAAAATGCGGAGTCCATGGAATTCGTGGTGGCCATCGATGATGAAAGCGGTGGAGGCGGTTCCGTGAGGTTTAGCGTGGAAACTCCTAATGGAGAAACCTTGTGGCAGAGCGGTATGGTCTACGGCAATAAGGGCGCGCAAAGAGGTAGCGCCAATGTGGCTGGCCATCCTGTGATTATCCTGAAGGCTGATCCTGATGGAGACAATTCCTACGATCACGCGGACTGGCTGAATATTGTGGTGACAAAGAAGGAATAA
- a CDS encoding M18 family aminopeptidase yields MKFFDFLDHSVTPYHTVDCLKKALLDCDAQLFERNGALIAVRFPKKATRDSRFRIALAHTDFPALKISPNPDKASSGVNKLHVETYGGLLYTSWLDRDLGYAGMLAFERNGQVHTKLIRGQKLFRIPQLAIHLNRGVNQDGLTVNPQTDLDALWSAAGEKKFVDVLKAELGTDEQLLDFDVQLFDGQAANKGGFNDEWIYSGRLDNLSSCHAIAEALLASKSLENDFIVAAFMNNEEVGSVTREGAGGNFLQVVLEQVWNDACGSTAGLSAALGESLALSIDMAHAVHPNFPQKHESNHGPVLGGGVVLKSNSQKRYASDVVSSANFKLLCKNSGVPCQTFIARNDMPCGSTVGPTISASLGIPTVDIGEPMLSMHSIREMMAAKDHEDMILVLKKFFV; encoded by the coding sequence ATGAAATTTTTCGATTTTTTGGATCATTCCGTAACACCCTACCATACTGTAGACTGCCTAAAGAAGGCTTTGTTGGACTGTGACGCCCAACTTTTTGAACGTAATGGGGCGTTGATTGCGGTTCGTTTCCCTAAAAAGGCGACTCGGGATTCAAGGTTCCGTATTGCCTTGGCCCATACGGATTTCCCGGCATTGAAAATTTCCCCCAATCCAGACAAGGCAAGTTCCGGCGTGAATAAACTTCATGTGGAAACTTATGGAGGTCTGCTCTATACCAGCTGGCTGGATCGTGACCTGGGCTATGCGGGTATGCTGGCCTTTGAACGTAATGGCCAGGTGCATACGAAACTGATCCGTGGCCAGAAGTTGTTCAGGATTCCCCAACTTGCGATTCATCTGAACCGCGGTGTGAACCAGGATGGCCTGACGGTCAATCCTCAGACGGACCTGGATGCGCTCTGGAGTGCTGCGGGTGAAAAGAAGTTTGTCGATGTGCTCAAGGCTGAACTGGGGACAGACGAACAGCTTCTGGATTTTGACGTGCAGCTCTTTGATGGTCAGGCGGCCAATAAGGGCGGCTTTAATGACGAGTGGATTTATTCCGGACGCTTGGACAACTTGAGCAGCTGCCATGCCATTGCGGAAGCACTGCTTGCTTCTAAATCGCTGGAAAATGATTTCATTGTGGCTGCCTTTATGAACAACGAGGAAGTGGGTTCTGTCACTCGCGAAGGTGCTGGTGGAAACTTCCTGCAGGTAGTCCTGGAACAGGTGTGGAATGATGCATGTGGCTCTACTGCAGGTCTGTCTGCTGCACTGGGTGAATCTCTGGCATTGTCCATCGATATGGCTCATGCGGTTCATCCTAATTTCCCGCAGAAGCACGAATCTAACCACGGTCCTGTTTTAGGCGGTGGCGTTGTCCTCAAGAGTAATTCCCAGAAACGCTATGCCAGCGATGTGGTCAGTTCCGCAAACTTCAAGCTGCTCTGCAAAAATTCGGGAGTGCCTTGCCAGACGTTTATCGCCCGTAACGATATGCCCTGCGGTTCTACGGTGGGGCCTACCATCTCCGCAAGCCTTGGAATTCCTACAGTGGATATTGGTGAACCCATGCTCAGCATGCATAGCATCCGTGAAATGATGGCTGCGAAGGATCATGAAGATATGATTCTGGTCCTGAAGAAATTTTTTGTGTAA
- a CDS encoding MlaD family protein: protein MAFKPLKRINWMEISGLLVGVFLTVAVMVFAIVLYAKLFSTGMIGVEEYRLHSTFEKAFGLRPGTRVQISGVDIGQIGEVEVEGDGVFIEFIIRKQYQPWITDSAKVFAIRDQNMISARVINIDVRRGKGRILEDGDFLPPGQAQDIETVLETANILLGRVNTLVDAADSLLTMAMDTGTTIGAMFGSRALYDNLNRQLNRIDDMTYVGKRVLFQTATIMDTLQVQMPMLLGKVDVITDDVGGLVTELKPLPQKVDNLMGNVEGLMDNVGGLMGKLDASLGKADNMLKEVGELTSGLGDFMEATEQTLQSADDLMNGLSSMWIIRRSLPNKDSVPFMVETLW from the coding sequence ATGGCATTTAAACCTCTAAAACGCATTAACTGGATGGAAATTTCCGGCCTCCTGGTCGGCGTGTTTCTTACCGTTGCCGTTATGGTGTTTGCCATCGTTCTTTACGCAAAGTTATTCTCCACCGGCATGATCGGCGTGGAAGAATATAGACTCCACAGTACCTTCGAAAAGGCATTCGGCCTCCGTCCGGGCACCCGTGTCCAGATTAGCGGTGTGGACATTGGCCAGATTGGCGAAGTGGAAGTGGAAGGCGACGGCGTTTTTATTGAATTTATTATCCGCAAGCAGTACCAGCCCTGGATTACAGATAGCGCCAAGGTGTTCGCCATCCGTGACCAGAACATGATTTCGGCCCGAGTCATCAACATTGATGTCCGTCGCGGGAAAGGCCGTATTCTGGAAGATGGAGACTTCCTTCCTCCTGGACAGGCTCAGGATATCGAAACCGTTCTTGAAACCGCAAACATCCTGCTGGGCCGTGTAAACACGCTGGTCGATGCAGCAGACTCCCTGCTGACCATGGCGATGGACACAGGTACCACCATCGGCGCCATGTTCGGTTCCCGCGCCCTTTACGACAACCTGAACCGCCAGCTGAACCGTATCGACGACATGACCTACGTAGGCAAGAGGGTTCTGTTCCAGACCGCAACCATCATGGACACCCTCCAGGTCCAGATGCCCATGCTGCTGGGCAAGGTGGACGTTATCACGGATGACGTAGGCGGTCTAGTCACAGAACTTAAGCCGCTCCCCCAGAAGGTGGACAACCTCATGGGCAATGTGGAAGGACTCATGGACAACGTCGGTGGCCTTATGGGCAAACTGGACGCATCCCTCGGAAAGGCTGACAATATGCTCAAGGAAGTGGGTGAACTTACTTCCGGTCTGGGCGACTTCATGGAAGCCACCGAACAGACTCTCCAGAGCGCAGACGACTTGATGAACGGACTCTCCAGCATGTGGATCATCCGCAGGTCCTTGCCTAACAAGGATTCCGTTCCCTTCATGGTGGAGACCCTATGGTAA